The Scophthalmus maximus strain ysfricsl-2021 chromosome 7, ASM2237912v1, whole genome shotgun sequence genome includes a window with the following:
- the nat10 gene encoding RNA cytidine acetyltransferase, with product MATVRKKVDNRIRVQIENGVALQHRTMFVVVGDRGRDQVVILHHMLSKASVRARPSVLWCYKKDLGFSSNRKKRMRQLQKKIKTGTLNLNQDDPFELFIAATNIRYCYYNETHKILGNTFGMCVLQDFEALTPNLLARTVETVEGGGIVVILLRTMNSLKQLYTMTMDVHSRYRTEAHQDVVGRFNERFILSLASCKNCVAIDDQLNILPISSHVANIKPVPPKTQEDGLSPREQELKDLKESLQDTQPVGVLVDGCRTMDQAKAVLKFIEAISEKTLRITVALTAARGRGKSAALGLAVAGAVAFGYSNIFVTSPSPDNLHTMFEFIFKGFDALQYQEHLDYEIIQSLNPEYNKAVVRVNIFKEHRQTIQYIHPGDAVKLGQAELLVIDEAAAIPLPLVKRLLGPYLVFMASTINGYEGTGRSLSLKLIQQLRQQSSDTQQSMSAENRSTNTARLAAARSLHEVSLHESIRYAPGDAVEKWLNDLLCLDCLNIPRLISGCPLPQTCDLYYVNRDTLFCYHKASEAFLQRLMALYVASHYKNSPNDLQMLSDAPAHHLFCLLPPVPPTQNSLPEVLAVVQVCLEGEISRQSILNSLSRGKKASGDLIPWTVSEQFQDPEFGSLSGGRVVRIAVNPDYQGMGYGSRALQMLQMYYEGKFPTMDEGKRSNHNEITSVSSEAVSLLEEVVTPRKELPPLLLKLSERRAERLDYLGVSYGLTTQLLKFWKKAGYSPVYLRQTPNDLTGEHSVVMLKELNTDEAPEQSQWLSAFWKDFRRRFLSLLSYQFSSFSPSMALSILQNKKSKEETSTLGSSELAAHFSPYDLKRLELYSRSMVDYHLIMDLIPAVARMFFLKQLGDISLSAAQCALLLGIGLQHKSVDQLEKEIDLPSSQLMGLFNRLIRKFVQAFTSIQEKAIEAEMTATKDVTMEPTVKSLSDDLNEAAKEFDEQHKQEVEKVKEMDLEEYRIRGDDEEWDHVLKKAGSSAIVSIKSDKKRKLDGGNVTASNGGPQHGKQKKETQHGKFKKHKDKHGKFGKKA from the exons ATGGCAACAGTCCGCAAGAAGGTCGACAACCGGATCCGCGTCCAGATCGAGAATGGAGTCGCTCTGCAGCACCGCACCATGTTCGTGGTGGTGGGGGATCGTGGCAGAGATCAG GTTGTCATCCTGCATCACATGCTGTCTAAAGCCAGCGTGAGAGCTCGACCCTCAGTTCTTTGGTGCTACAAAAAAGACCTGGGCTTCAGCAG CAATCGCAAGAAGCGCATGAGACAGCTGCAGAAGAAGATCAAAACGGGCACGCTGAATCTGAATCAGGACGACCCGTTTGAGCTCTTCATCGCCGCGACCAACATCCGCTACTGTTACTACAACGAGACGCACAAGATCCTGGGAAACACCTTCGGAATGTGTGTCCTGCAG GATTTCGAAGCTCTAACACCCAACCTCTTGGCGAGGACTGTTGAGACGGTCGAAGGCGGTGGGATAGTGGTCATCCTGCTACGGACAATGAACTCGCTCAAGCAGTTGTACACGATGACTATG GATGTCCACTCTCGATACAGGACTGAGGCTCATCAGGACGTGGTGGGACGGTTCAATGAGAG GTTTATTCTGTCTCTTGCATCCTGCAAAAACTGTGTTGCCATTGACGACCAACTCAACATCCTTCCGATCTCCAGTCACGTGGCAAACATCAAACCAGTTCCTCCAAAGACTCAG GAGGACGGTTTGTCTCCGCGAGAACAGGAGCTGAAGGATCTGAAGGAGTCACTTCAGGACACTCAGCCTGTGGGCGTGTTGGTGGATGGCTGCAGGACCATGGACCAG GCCAAGGCAGTGCTGAAGTTCATTGAGGCGATCTCGGAGAAGACCCTGCGTATCACGGTGGCTCTAACTGCTGCCCGTGGTCGAGGCAAGTCTGCAGCTCTGGGGCTGGCTGTCGCCGGAGCTGTGGCTTTTGG ctATTCAAATATCTTTGTGACCTCACCGAGCCCAGACAACCTCCACACCATGTTTGAGTTCATCTTCAAAGGATTCGATGCTCTGCAGTACCAG gAGCACCTTGACTATGAAATCATTCAGTCGCTGAATCCAGAGTACAACAAAGCAGTGGTGCGCGTGAACATCTTCAAAGAGCATCGGCAGACGATTCAG TACATCCACCCAGGTGATGCGGTGAAGCTGGGTCAGGCTGAACTGTTGGTCATTGACGAGGCTGCAGCCATCCCTCTTCCTTTGGTTAAGCGCCTCCTGGGGCCTTATCTGGTTTTCATGGCCTCCACTATCAATGG GTATGAAGGTACCGGacgttccctctctctcaaacTGATTCAGCAGTTGAGGCAGCAGAGTTCCGACACTCAGCAGAGCATGTCGGCAGAGAACAGGAGCACCAACACGGCGAGGCTGGCAGCAG CTCGCTCTCTCCACGAGGTTTCCCTCCATGAGTCCATCCGGTACGCTCCAGGAGACGCTGTGGAGAAGTGGCTGAATGATCTGCTCTGTCTGGACTGTCTCAACATCCCCAGGCTCATCTCTGGCTGCCCGCTGCCACAGACCTGTGACCT ATATTATGTGAACCGAGACACGCTGTTCTGTTACCACAAGGCGTCTGAGGCCTTCCTGCAGAGGTTGATGGCTCTGTACGTGGCCTCACACTACAAG AATTCCCCCAATGACCTGCAGATGTTGTCCGATGCTCCGGCCCATCACCTCTTCTGCCTCCTGCCGCCTGTTCCTCCGACACAGAACTCACTCCCCGAGGTGCTCGCTGTGGTGCAG GTGTGTCTGGAGGGAGAAATATCTAGGCAGTCCATCCTAAACAGTCTGTCCAGAGGGAAGAAGGCCTCTGGGGATCTCATTCCCTGGACCGTGTCAGAACAG TTCCAAGACCCGGAGTTCGGCAGCCTCTCTGGAGGCAGAGTGGTGCGAATAGCTGTCAATCCAGACTATCAAGGG ATGGGTTATGGCTCCAGAGCTCTCCAAATGCTGCAGATGTACTACGAGGGCAAGTTTCCCACCATGGATGAGGGCAAACGCTCGAACCACAATGAGATCACCTCCGTCAGCAGTGAG GCCGTCAGTCTCCTGGAGGAAGTCGTCACGCCACGGAAGGAGCtcccccctctgctgctgaagctgagtgagaggagagcagagcggCTGGACTACTTAGGAGTTTCCTATGGCCTTACCACACAGCTGCTCAA GTTCTGGAAGAAAGCAGGCTATTCTCCTGTCTACCTAAGACAAACCCCT AACGACCTGACAGGAGAGCACTCTGTTGTCATGCTGAAGGAGCTGAATACAGATGAAGCCCCAGAGCAGAGTCAGTGGCTGTCTGCCTTCTGGAAAG ATTTCCGTCGGCGCTTCTTGTCCCTCCTCTCCTACCAGTTTAGCAGCTTCAGTCCGAGCATGGCACTCAGCATCCTGCAGAATAAGAAGTCCAAGGAGGAGACGAGCA CTCTCGGCAGCTCCGAGCTGGCGGCCCATTTCAGCCCCTACGACCTCAAACGTCTGGAGTTGTATTCGAGGAGCATGGTGGACTACCACCTCATCATGGACCTGATCCCAGCTGTGGCACGCATGTTCTTCCTCAAGCAGCTCGGTgacatctccctctctgcagctcaGTGT GCTTTACTGCTTGGTATTGGCTTACAGCACAAGTCAGTGGACCAGCTCGAAAAGGAAATTGATCTCCCGAGCTCACAGCTCATGGGCCTCTTCAACCGTCTCATCCGTAAATTTGTGCAG GCCTTCACCAGCATCCAAGAAAAGGCCATTGAGGCAGAGATGACGGCCACCAAAGACGTTACCATGGAGCCGACTGTCAAAAGCCTCAGTGATGATCTG AATGAAGCAGCTAAAGAGTTTGATGAGCAACACAAGCAGGAAGtagagaaagtgaaggagatGGACTTGGAGGA ATATAGGATCCGTGGCGATGATGAGGAGTGGGACCACGTGTTGAAGAAAGCTGGGAGCTCGGCTATTGTCAGCATAAAGAG TgacaagaagaggaagctggATGGGGGAAATGTGACAGCAAGCAATGGGGGTCCGCAGCACGGTAAACAGAAGAAGGAAACGCAACACGGCAAATTCAAgaagcacaaagacaaacatggcAAATTTGGAAAGAAGGCGTGA